A window of Hemibagrus wyckioides isolate EC202008001 linkage group LG03, SWU_Hwy_1.0, whole genome shotgun sequence contains these coding sequences:
- the c1d gene encoding nuclear nucleic acid-binding protein C1D yields the protein MAHEGSLEDYPTEIAEYLTGFLTSLNSVQNVIQTLMSLSKGDHLKLGPLEQAKLDLLSAYALNSLFWMYLVTQGVNPKDHGIKLELERIRTYMNRIKEITDKKKASRLDKHAASRFVRNALWVGEDTKDKDVVAQQAKQRKLS from the exons ATGGCTCACGAAGGCTCTCTGGAGGATTACCCCACCGAAATTGCGGAATACCTGACTGGTTTCCTGACTTCTTTAAACTCGGTCCAAAATGTGATCCAAACCCTCATGTCTCTGTCGAAAGGAGACCACCTCAAG CTGGGCCCTCTTGAGCAAGCCAAACTCGATTTACTTTCAGCATATGCCCTCAACTCCCTGTTCTGGA TGTACTTGGTAACACAAGGAGTGAATCCCAAAGATCATGGAATCAAACTGGAACTG GAGAGAATCCGGACTTACATGAACAGGATAAAGGAGATAACTGATAAGAAAAAAGCATCACGTCTGGACAAACATGCAGCATCTCGGTTTGTCAGGAATGCACTATGGGTTGGAGAGGACACCAAAGACAAAGATGTTGTAGCACAGCAAGCCAAGCAAAGGAAACTGAGTTGA